From bacterium, a single genomic window includes:
- a CDS encoding bifunctional 5,10-methylenetetrahydrofolate dehydrogenase/5,10-methenyltetrahydrofolate cyclohydrolase: MGHATVVDGKQLAAAVKEKVKAAVAEAAASPTLAVVLARGEDGAAAYTGSLARAGEAVGVSVVVHELAPEAGEAARVIADANGDPSVHGIILQKPFAGRDADAELADGISVAKDVDGQASASLGLLWAGRPAFVPSTAAAALYILDAYGVELVGAEATVVGRSPVVGKPAAGLLVARHATVTICHTRTRDLAAACRRADVLVVAAGSAGLVTGDMIKAGAAVVDCGYNFLADGTVVGDVAFEEAAEVASLVTPAKGGVGPVTTALLLANVARAAGAGISL, translated from the coding sequence GTGGGGCACGCTACCGTAGTCGACGGGAAACAGCTCGCCGCGGCCGTAAAGGAAAAAGTAAAGGCCGCCGTGGCCGAGGCCGCCGCGTCGCCCACGCTGGCGGTAGTGCTCGCCCGCGGCGAGGACGGCGCCGCGGCCTATACCGGTTCCCTCGCCCGCGCCGGCGAGGCCGTCGGCGTTAGCGTCGTCGTGCACGAGCTGGCGCCGGAGGCCGGCGAAGCCGCGCGCGTTATTGCCGACGCCAACGGCGACCCCTCGGTACACGGCATAATACTCCAAAAGCCCTTCGCCGGCAGGGATGCGGACGCCGAGCTCGCCGACGGGATATCCGTCGCCAAGGACGTCGACGGCCAGGCCAGCGCGTCGCTGGGCCTTCTGTGGGCCGGGCGGCCGGCGTTCGTTCCGTCGACCGCGGCCGCGGCGTTGTACATCCTGGACGCGTACGGCGTCGAGCTCGTCGGCGCGGAGGCGACGGTGGTGGGAAGGTCGCCGGTAGTAGGCAAGCCCGCGGCGGGCCTGCTGGTCGCGCGCCACGCGACGGTTACGATATGCCACACGCGGACCCGCGACCTGGCGGCGGCCTGCCGGCGCGCGGACGTGCTGGTCGTGGCCGCGGGCTCGGCCGGCCTGGTTACGGGTGATATGATAAAGGCCGGCGCCGCGGTGGTGGATTGCGGCTACAATTTCCTGGCGGACGGTACCGTCGTCGGCGACGTCGCGTTCGAGGAGGCGGCGGAGGTGGCGTCGCTGGTCACGCCCGCCAAAGGGGGCGTGGGGCCGGTGACGACGGCGTTGCTGCTGGCCAACGTGGCCCGGGCCGCGGGGGCGGGGATATCGTTATGA
- the xseB gene encoding exodeoxyribonuclease VII small subunit, translated as MPKKDKPTFEDDLARLSEIVAALEEGPETLDEMLALYEEGVAITKRLEEVLDQAETRIKKLSRDAEGEPELEDLDEGD; from the coding sequence TTGCCCAAAAAAGATAAGCCGACGTTCGAGGACGACCTCGCGCGCCTGTCGGAGATAGTGGCCGCGCTCGAGGAGGGCCCCGAGACGCTTGACGAGATGCTCGCGCTCTACGAGGAGGGCGTCGCGATAACCAAGCGGCTGGAAGAGGTGCTGGACCAGGCCGAGACCAGGATTAAGAAGCTGTCGCGCGACGCGGAGGGCGAGCCGGAACTCGAGGACCTCGACGAGGGGGACTGA
- the xseA gene encoding exodeoxyribonuclease VII large subunit — translation MNDEREFPLFEAPVGPAVYTVSEFTEEVRATLEGAFDAELAVRGEISNFKHHAARHMYFSLKDDAAVLRCVFFHPANNRLRFTPENGLEVVARGRVGVYPPQGSYQLYVSSLALRGEGELMAALERLKKKLAAEGLFDEERKRPLPRFPRRVGVVTSPSGAAFRDIRNVLSRRWPGITIILRPAKVQGEGAAADVAQAIADFDRAGAADVLIVGRGGGSLEDLWAFNEEVAVRAIAASRTPAISAVGHEVDWTLADFAADVRAPTPSAAAELAVRVKEDVRAEVEEMGLEALGAARDYVAAAREGVAAAGRSYGFRAVPGRLDERRQRVDEAAARASRAVGHAVASFRGGYVEVSRAFRALSPAATLERGYNVAGRDGRTVKRAAQAGAGERLTLHFADGRRAVDVVDGEAGEVAQKR, via the coding sequence ATGAACGACGAACGCGAGTTCCCGCTTTTCGAGGCGCCCGTCGGCCCCGCCGTCTACACCGTGAGCGAGTTTACGGAAGAGGTGCGGGCGACGCTGGAGGGAGCGTTCGACGCCGAGCTCGCGGTGCGGGGCGAGATATCGAACTTCAAACATCACGCCGCGCGGCACATGTACTTCTCGCTCAAGGACGACGCCGCGGTACTGCGGTGCGTATTCTTCCACCCGGCGAACAACAGGCTGCGTTTTACGCCCGAGAACGGCCTGGAGGTCGTCGCCCGCGGCCGGGTTGGCGTCTACCCACCCCAGGGCTCGTACCAGCTCTACGTCTCCTCGCTCGCGCTGCGGGGCGAGGGCGAGCTTATGGCCGCGCTGGAGCGGCTTAAGAAGAAGCTCGCCGCGGAGGGGTTGTTCGACGAGGAGCGGAAGCGGCCGCTGCCGCGCTTCCCGCGCCGGGTGGGCGTGGTAACGTCGCCCTCGGGGGCGGCGTTCCGGGATATCAGGAACGTATTGTCGCGGCGCTGGCCGGGTATCACCATTATACTAAGGCCGGCGAAGGTCCAGGGGGAAGGCGCCGCGGCCGACGTGGCGCAGGCCATAGCCGACTTCGACCGGGCCGGCGCGGCGGACGTCCTCATCGTGGGACGGGGCGGCGGCTCGCTCGAGGACCTGTGGGCCTTCAACGAGGAGGTCGCGGTCCGCGCGATAGCGGCGTCGCGAACGCCGGCGATATCGGCGGTGGGGCACGAGGTGGACTGGACGCTGGCCGACTTCGCCGCGGACGTCCGCGCGCCCACGCCTTCCGCGGCGGCCGAGCTCGCGGTGCGGGTAAAGGAGGACGTCCGGGCCGAGGTAGAGGAGATGGGGCTCGAGGCGCTCGGCGCCGCTCGCGATTACGTCGCCGCCGCGCGCGAGGGGGTGGCGGCGGCCGGAAGGTCGTACGGCTTCCGCGCCGTTCCCGGCCGGTTGGACGAGAGGCGCCAGCGCGTCGACGAAGCCGCCGCCCGGGCGTCGCGGGCCGTAGGCCACGCCGTCGCCTCTTTCCGGGGCGGGTACGTGGAAGTGTCGCGCGCCTTTCGCGCGCTCTCGCCGGCGGCCACGCTGGAGCGCGGTTACAACGTCGCCGGCCGCGACGGCAGGACCGTCAAACGCGCCGCCCAGGCCGGAGCGGGCGAGAGGCTAACGTTACATTTCGCCGACGGCCGCCGGGCCGTGGACGTCGTCGACGGGGAGGCCGGAGAAGTTGCCCAAAAAAGATAA
- a CDS encoding polyprenyl synthetase family protein: MTREEIIEAIEARARRAREYLAADDFLSAVAPAHLREATAAYLKRGGKGLRPAVVMFCCGAAGGEEDWALAAAAAAEVTHNWTLIHDDIIDRDELRRGGPTVHNELAARGSAELGLEGEEAEHYGLTVALLAGDMGPCWAAHLLSRLPENGVTTAETAWRLGTELAAAAVPAILAGETEDVRLSRAPLAEVTVEAVEDMLAKKTGVLYEWCARAGATVGGAAPDVIAKLGAFGRSCGTAFQHVDDTLPYFADEGKTGKAAASDLREGKRTAVVLGAYRNAGAGDREYVEATLGRDDATDEEVDILKEKLAALGGVAYARERARRHHERALQELDGVPAGDYRDMLAAWAEFLLARTY, encoded by the coding sequence TTGACCCGAGAAGAAATAATAGAAGCTATCGAAGCGCGGGCGCGCCGGGCGCGCGAGTACCTGGCCGCGGACGACTTCCTGTCGGCGGTGGCGCCGGCGCACCTGCGGGAGGCGACGGCGGCGTACCTGAAGCGCGGCGGCAAAGGCCTTCGGCCCGCGGTGGTAATGTTTTGCTGCGGCGCGGCGGGGGGCGAGGAGGATTGGGCGCTGGCCGCGGCGGCCGCGGCCGAGGTGACGCACAACTGGACCCTTATCCACGACGACATCATCGACCGCGACGAGCTGCGGCGCGGCGGCCCGACGGTTCACAACGAGCTCGCCGCGCGCGGGTCGGCGGAGCTGGGCCTGGAGGGCGAGGAAGCGGAGCATTACGGCCTGACGGTGGCCCTGTTGGCGGGGGATATGGGGCCGTGTTGGGCGGCGCATCTGCTGTCTCGACTTCCCGAGAACGGCGTGACGACGGCCGAGACGGCCTGGCGGCTGGGGACCGAGCTCGCCGCGGCCGCGGTCCCGGCGATCCTGGCGGGCGAGACCGAAGACGTGCGATTGAGCCGGGCCCCGCTGGCGGAAGTAACGGTCGAGGCCGTGGAGGATATGCTCGCCAAGAAGACCGGCGTGTTGTACGAGTGGTGCGCCCGGGCCGGGGCGACGGTGGGCGGCGCGGCGCCGGACGTAATAGCTAAACTTGGGGCCTTCGGCCGGTCGTGCGGGACCGCGTTCCAGCACGTCGACGATACGCTCCCGTATTTCGCCGACGAAGGCAAAACCGGCAAGGCCGCGGCCTCCGATTTGCGGGAGGGCAAGCGGACCGCGGTCGTGCTGGGCGCGTACCGAAACGCCGGCGCGGGCGACCGGGAGTACGTCGAGGCGACGCTGGGCCGCGACGACGCCACCGACGAGGAAGTCGACATTTTAAAGGAGAAGCTGGCCGCGCTGGGCGGCGTTGCGTACGCTCGCGAACGGGCGCGCCGGCATCACGAGAGAGCGTTGCAGGAGTTAGACGGCGTTCCGGCGGGCGACTACCGCGACATGCTCGCCGCGTGGGCCGAGTTTTTACTCGCACGAACGTACTGA